The following are encoded together in the Capsulimonas corticalis genome:
- a CDS encoding histidine phosphatase family protein: protein MTRLLIVRHGETEWNTEGRIQGHTNSKLSALGVKQAQALTKRLGPWKLDAVYSSDLTRAMDTIAAAAKGHKLSAQPREALREKGFGEWEGQTVTEVSARYPDLWKRYHGERELDTPIPGGESWTQVKTRVLTVLQEILDTNPPDATIVIVGHGAALRPILLDAMQAPLTCLPRISLDNASLSIVEYKPPHGGRLQLLNDTSHLEDVKA from the coding sequence TTGACACGTCTTTTGATTGTCCGTCATGGCGAAACGGAGTGGAATACCGAAGGCCGCATTCAAGGCCACACGAATAGCAAGCTGAGCGCGCTGGGCGTGAAGCAGGCGCAGGCGCTCACGAAGCGGCTGGGACCATGGAAGCTGGACGCCGTTTACAGCAGCGATTTGACGCGGGCGATGGACACAATCGCGGCGGCGGCGAAGGGGCACAAGCTCTCGGCGCAGCCGCGCGAGGCGCTGCGGGAGAAGGGGTTTGGCGAGTGGGAAGGACAGACCGTCACCGAGGTTTCCGCACGCTATCCCGATCTCTGGAAGCGATATCACGGCGAACGGGAATTGGACACGCCGATCCCCGGCGGCGAGTCGTGGACACAGGTCAAGACGCGTGTCTTAACCGTCTTGCAAGAGATTTTGGACACAAATCCCCCAGATGCGACCATTGTGATCGTCGGACACGGCGCGGCGCTTCGGCCCATTTTGCTCGACGCGATGCAGGCGCCGCTGACGTGTCTGCCGCGCATCAGTCTGGACAACGCGAGCCTGTCGATCGTGGAGTACAAGCCGCCGCACGGCGGGCGGCTGCAATTGCTGAATGACACGAGCCATTTGGAGGACGTCAAGGCGTGA
- a CDS encoding beta-mannosidase, producing the protein MSTPSSQQTTVQVLHDGWRVRDVRGEDDPPTTALPWLPALVPGHVHLDLMAAGVIADPFKNFAERGAQWVDETDWVYETTFTVAEPVAARTLLRFEGLDTIAEIALNETVVGHSDNMFIPHEFEVGHVLTPGENTLRVTFASAMRVGRERQEAWTAQHGEEKTKRDWQLWSPRSFVRKAQYMYGWDWGPTLASCGLWRPAGLVSVPVARLLEWKHDVTFTDDQAMVDFTVFVDPAPEASQTPLTLTIDLPRVGSDEEEFDAPLPDTVTVDVPAGAGRVAVTARVVIDEPELWWPNRHNPEGESIHPALYAVEIALHSETEEIDAKSANIGLRTIELIREPDADGKGEGFQFRVNGEDIFIKGANWIPADSFPARLVNEPGYLDGEDDGGDARVFNLVGMACDAGYNMLRVWGGGLYESEHFYELCDRHGLLVWQDFGYACAYYPDLHEYAEAARVEAVAAIRRIRNHASLALWCGNNENHVMHIGKWAPVRPSRLLGEHLYHDVLPDAVAAEDPQTPYWPSSPYGGGDPNSSDFGDKHNWDVWHGVGDWTNYAADNARFASEFGFAAAAGLRAWNTCLTDNDLAPDSLAMRWHDKTRKGYDTYLNLVKLHYPDMKSLDDLVYYTQLNQADALKFGIEHYRRLKGRCWGTLFWQINDCWPTHSWAVIDSELEPRAAHYASARFYAPMLLSLVRKENAAEVHLVNDTLSADRGALEIALKTFDGETLAHQSDSVSIGENSASLIARFPLDAAIGREAETYLHATFTPTVHANAAENFLFLAEPKELELDDPELGVELLEHEESGFLIALTTRRFAASVWVQIDMVDTEDAIPTLSDNFFHIPAGESKIVHVEESDTIDSVESLAERLTVRTLYGYAM; encoded by the coding sequence ATGAGTACGCCTTCTTCGCAGCAGACGACGGTGCAAGTTCTTCACGATGGCTGGCGCGTGCGCGATGTGCGCGGCGAGGATGATCCGCCGACGACCGCGCTGCCGTGGCTGCCGGCGCTGGTCCCGGGCCATGTTCATCTGGACCTGATGGCCGCCGGCGTTATCGCCGATCCGTTCAAAAACTTCGCTGAGCGCGGCGCGCAGTGGGTGGATGAAACGGACTGGGTCTATGAGACGACGTTCACAGTCGCCGAACCAGTCGCGGCGCGCACGCTGCTGCGCTTTGAGGGGCTGGATACGATTGCGGAGATCGCGCTCAATGAGACGGTGGTCGGGCATTCAGACAATATGTTCATCCCCCATGAGTTTGAAGTGGGGCATGTTTTAACGCCGGGCGAAAATACGCTGCGGGTGACGTTTGCGTCGGCGATGCGCGTGGGGCGCGAGCGTCAGGAGGCATGGACTGCGCAGCATGGCGAGGAAAAGACCAAACGGGATTGGCAGCTCTGGAGCCCGCGCTCGTTTGTCCGCAAGGCGCAGTATATGTACGGCTGGGATTGGGGACCGACGCTGGCTTCCTGCGGCCTCTGGCGTCCGGCGGGCCTGGTGAGTGTCCCCGTCGCGCGGCTGCTGGAATGGAAGCACGACGTCACATTCACGGACGATCAGGCGATGGTCGATTTCACGGTGTTCGTCGACCCCGCGCCCGAGGCGAGCCAGACGCCGCTGACTCTGACGATTGATCTCCCACGCGTCGGCAGCGACGAGGAAGAGTTCGATGCGCCGCTGCCGGACACCGTGACCGTGGACGTTCCCGCCGGCGCCGGCCGGGTTGCGGTGACGGCGCGCGTCGTCATCGACGAGCCGGAACTGTGGTGGCCCAATCGTCATAACCCCGAAGGCGAGTCGATCCATCCGGCGCTGTACGCTGTTGAAATCGCGCTGCATAGCGAGACGGAAGAGATCGATGCGAAATCCGCGAATATTGGACTGCGCACGATCGAGCTCATTCGTGAGCCGGACGCCGACGGCAAGGGCGAGGGCTTCCAATTCCGCGTCAATGGCGAGGACATCTTTATCAAGGGCGCGAACTGGATCCCCGCCGATTCGTTCCCCGCGCGCCTCGTGAACGAGCCGGGTTATCTGGACGGCGAGGACGACGGGGGCGACGCGCGCGTGTTCAACCTCGTCGGCATGGCCTGCGACGCCGGTTATAATATGCTGCGCGTCTGGGGCGGCGGCCTTTATGAGTCCGAACACTTCTACGAGCTTTGCGACCGGCACGGCCTGCTCGTCTGGCAGGATTTTGGGTACGCCTGCGCCTACTATCCCGATCTGCATGAGTACGCCGAAGCGGCGCGCGTGGAAGCCGTCGCGGCGATCCGGCGTATCCGAAACCACGCCTCGCTGGCCCTCTGGTGCGGCAACAACGAGAACCATGTGATGCACATCGGCAAGTGGGCGCCGGTGCGACCGTCGCGGCTGCTCGGCGAGCATCTCTATCATGACGTCCTGCCTGACGCCGTCGCCGCTGAAGATCCGCAAACGCCGTACTGGCCGTCGTCCCCTTACGGCGGCGGCGATCCCAACAGCAGCGATTTCGGGGACAAGCACAACTGGGACGTCTGGCACGGCGTCGGCGACTGGACCAACTACGCGGCTGACAACGCCCGCTTCGCCTCGGAATTCGGCTTCGCGGCCGCCGCCGGCCTGCGCGCCTGGAACACCTGCCTGACGGATAACGATCTCGCTCCCGACTCGCTCGCCATGCGCTGGCACGACAAGACGCGCAAGGGATACGACACTTATCTCAATCTGGTGAAGCTGCACTATCCCGACATGAAGTCTCTGGACGACCTTGTCTACTACACCCAGCTCAACCAGGCGGACGCGCTCAAGTTCGGGATCGAGCATTACCGCCGCCTCAAGGGCCGCTGCTGGGGCACGCTGTTCTGGCAGATCAATGACTGCTGGCCCACGCATTCCTGGGCCGTGATCGACTCCGAGCTGGAGCCGCGCGCCGCCCACTACGCCAGCGCCCGCTTCTATGCGCCGATGCTTCTCTCGCTCGTCCGTAAAGAGAACGCCGCCGAAGTCCATCTGGTCAATGACACGCTCAGCGCCGATCGGGGAGCGCTGGAAATCGCGCTCAAGACTTTCGATGGGGAGACACTCGCCCATCAATCCGATTCCGTGTCCATCGGTGAGAATTCCGCGTCTCTGATCGCCCGCTTCCCGCTGGACGCCGCCATCGGCCGCGAGGCGGAAACGTATCTCCACGCCACGTTCACGCCCACGGTCCATGCAAACGCCGCCGAGAATTTCCTTTTCCTCGCCGAGCCAAAAGAGCTAGAACTGGACGATCCGGAACTCGGCGTCGAACTGCTGGAGCACGAGGAATCGGGCTTCCTGATCGCCCTGACGACGCGGCGCTTCGCGGCCAGCGTCTGGGTGCAGATCGATATGGTGGACACCGAAGACGCAATCCCGACGCTCTCGGATAACTTCTTCCACATTCCGGCGGGCGAAAGCAAGATCGTTCATGTGGAGGAGTCCGACACGATTGACAGCGTGGAGAGTTTGGCCGAGCGGCTGACGGTGCGCACATTGTATGGCTATGCGATGTAG